In Virgibacillus sp. NKC19-16, a single genomic region encodes these proteins:
- a CDS encoding hydrolase, with protein sequence MEKRKYYVNIGSGEISQIKYDNNEEFVIHATEDEVRLLRSKLENMHDASFNSFWRSHVPIMPYHNDKPNDDYDSNIAQAFQMLYDWGDERAKSHITEMGILKDDHM encoded by the coding sequence ATGGAAAAGAGAAAGTATTATGTGAATATTGGGTCTGGGGAAATTTCTCAAATCAAATATGATAATAATGAGGAATTTGTCATTCATGCAACAGAGGATGAGGTTAGATTATTACGTTCAAAGCTGGAAAATATGCATGATGCGAGCTTCAATTCGTTCTGGCGGTCTCATGTACCAATTATGCCATACCATAACGATAAACCGAATGATGATTATGACAGTAATATTGCACAAGCTTTTCAGATGCTGTATGACTGGGGCGATGAACGAGCGAAGTCTCATATTACAGAGATGGGAATTTTAAAAGACGATCATATGTGA